In Streptomyces nodosus, one DNA window encodes the following:
- the leuS gene encoding leucine--tRNA ligase: MSETNPAATAAVPAEAAPHRYTAAMAAEIEARWQDFWDVEGTYAAPNPSGDLDGAPAVVARPKKFIMDMFPYPSGAGLHVGHPLGYIATDVFARFQRMTGHNVLHTLGFDAFGLPAEQYAVQTGTHPRVSTEANIENMKSQLRRLGLGHDKRRSFATIDPEYYRWTQWIFLQIYNSWYDEEAGKARPVSELIAQFETGERAVPGTGRAWHELSAVERADVLGEYRLAYASEAPVNWCPGLGTVLANEEVTAEGRSERGNFPVFKSKLRQWNMRITAYADRLLDDLEELDWPEAIKLQQRNWIGRSEGARVDFPIDGEAITVFTTRQDTLFGATYMVLAPEHPLVEKFTPAAWPEGTHEVWTGGHATPAEAVAAYRAQAASKSDVERQAEAKDKTGVFTGAYATNPVNGEKVPVFIADYVLMGYGTGAIMAVPAHDSRDFAFARAFELPMRCVVEPTDGRDSDPATWDDAFASSDAKIINSAGDDVSLDGLNVPEAKARAAEWLARKGYGEGTVNFRLRDWLFSRQRYWGEPFPIVYDEDGVAHALPESMLPLELPEVEDYTPRTFDPDDADTRPETPLSRNEDWVHVTLDLGDGPKKYRRETNTMPNWAGSCWYELRYLDPHNDRELVAPDIERYWMGPREGMPHGGVDLYVGGAEHAVLHLLYARFWSKVLYDLGYVSSAEPFHKLFNQGMIQAYVYRDQRGIAVPAAEVEERDGAYYHQGEKVSRVLGKMGKSLKNAVTPDEICAEYGADTLRLYEMAMGPLDVSRPWDTRAVVGQFRLLQRLWRNVVDETTGELTVVDAEPDEDTLRALHKAIDGVRQDLEGLRFNTAIAKITELNNHLTKVYGGSGAAGTARRPGAVPRSIAEALVLLVAPLAPHVAEELWHRLGHGDSVVHRDFPVADPAYVVDESVTCVVQVKGKVKARLEVSPSISGEELEKVALADEKVVAALGGAAVRKVIVRAPKLVNIVTG, encoded by the coding sequence ATGAGCGAGACGAACCCCGCTGCTACCGCCGCTGTGCCGGCGGAGGCGGCGCCGCACCGCTACACGGCCGCCATGGCGGCCGAGATCGAGGCACGCTGGCAGGACTTCTGGGACGTCGAGGGCACCTATGCGGCGCCGAACCCGAGCGGTGACCTGGACGGCGCGCCCGCGGTGGTCGCCCGGCCCAAGAAGTTCATCATGGACATGTTCCCGTACCCCTCGGGTGCGGGGCTGCACGTCGGTCACCCCCTGGGCTACATCGCCACCGATGTGTTCGCCCGGTTCCAGCGCATGACCGGCCACAACGTCCTGCACACCCTGGGCTTCGACGCCTTCGGCCTGCCCGCCGAGCAGTACGCCGTGCAGACCGGCACGCACCCGCGCGTGTCCACCGAGGCCAACATCGAGAACATGAAGTCCCAGCTGCGCCGGCTGGGCCTGGGGCACGACAAGCGCCGGTCGTTCGCCACGATCGACCCGGAGTACTACCGCTGGACCCAGTGGATCTTCCTGCAGATCTACAACTCCTGGTACGACGAGGAGGCGGGCAAGGCCCGTCCGGTCTCCGAGCTGATCGCCCAGTTCGAGACCGGCGAGCGTGCGGTCCCGGGCACCGGTCGCGCGTGGCACGAGCTGAGCGCCGTCGAGCGCGCCGACGTCCTGGGCGAGTACCGCCTGGCGTACGCCTCCGAGGCGCCCGTCAACTGGTGTCCCGGTCTGGGTACCGTTCTGGCGAACGAGGAGGTCACCGCCGAGGGCCGCTCCGAGCGCGGAAACTTCCCGGTCTTCAAGTCCAAGCTGCGCCAGTGGAACATGCGGATCACCGCGTACGCCGACCGGCTGCTGGACGACCTGGAGGAGCTGGACTGGCCCGAGGCCATCAAGCTCCAGCAGCGCAACTGGATCGGCCGCTCCGAGGGCGCCCGCGTCGACTTCCCGATCGACGGCGAAGCGATCACGGTCTTCACCACGCGTCAGGACACCCTGTTCGGCGCCACCTACATGGTGCTGGCGCCCGAGCACCCGCTGGTGGAGAAGTTCACCCCCGCGGCCTGGCCCGAGGGCACCCACGAGGTGTGGACCGGCGGTCACGCCACGCCCGCGGAGGCCGTCGCCGCCTACCGCGCCCAGGCCGCCTCGAAGTCCGACGTCGAACGGCAGGCCGAGGCCAAGGACAAGACCGGCGTCTTCACCGGCGCGTACGCCACCAACCCCGTCAACGGCGAGAAGGTCCCGGTCTTCATCGCCGACTACGTCCTGATGGGCTACGGCACCGGCGCGATCATGGCGGTCCCGGCGCACGACAGCCGTGACTTCGCCTTCGCGCGCGCCTTCGAGCTGCCGATGCGCTGTGTCGTCGAGCCCACCGACGGCCGCGACAGCGACCCGGCGACCTGGGACGACGCCTTCGCCTCCTCCGACGCGAAGATCATCAACTCCGCCGGCGACGATGTGTCGCTCGATGGCCTGAACGTGCCGGAGGCCAAGGCCCGCGCGGCCGAGTGGCTGGCGCGCAAGGGCTATGGCGAGGGCACGGTCAACTTCCGGCTGCGCGACTGGCTGTTCAGCCGTCAGCGCTACTGGGGCGAGCCGTTCCCGATCGTCTACGACGAGGACGGCGTCGCCCATGCGCTGCCCGAGTCGATGCTGCCGCTGGAGCTGCCGGAGGTGGAGGACTACACCCCCCGCACCTTCGACCCGGATGACGCGGACACCCGGCCCGAGACCCCGCTGTCGCGCAACGAGGACTGGGTCCATGTGACCCTGGACCTGGGTGACGGACCCAAGAAGTACCGCCGCGAGACCAACACCATGCCCAACTGGGCCGGTTCGTGCTGGTACGAGCTGCGCTATCTGGACCCGCACAACGACCGGGAGCTGGTCGCCCCGGACATCGAGCGCTACTGGATGGGCCCCCGCGAGGGCATGCCGCACGGTGGCGTCGACCTCTATGTCGGCGGCGCCGAGCACGCGGTGCTGCATCTGCTGTACGCCCGCTTCTGGTCGAAGGTCCTCTACGACCTGGGGTACGTCTCCTCGGCGGAGCCGTTCCACAAGCTGTTCAACCAGGGCATGATCCAGGCCTATGTCTACCGTGACCAGCGCGGTATCGCGGTGCCGGCCGCCGAGGTGGAGGAGCGCGACGGCGCCTACTACCACCAGGGCGAGAAGGTCTCCCGGGTGCTGGGCAAGATGGGCAAGTCCCTGAAGAACGCCGTCACTCCGGACGAGATCTGCGCCGAGTACGGAGCGGACACGCTGCGTCTGTACGAGATGGCGATGGGCCCGCTGGATGTGTCGCGGCCCTGGGACACCCGCGCGGTGGTCGGCCAGTTCCGGCTGCTGCAGCGGCTGTGGCGCAATGTGGTCGACGAGACGACCGGCGAGCTGACCGTCGTCGACGCCGAGCCCGACGAGGACACCCTGAGGGCCCTGCACAAGGCGATCGACGGGGTCCGCCAGGATCTGGAGGGGCTGCGGTTCAACACCGCCATCGCCAAGATCACTGAGCTGAACAACCACCTGACCAAGGTGTACGGCGGCAGCGGTGCCGCGGGCACCGCGCGACGGCCGGGAGCGGTGCCGCGCTCGATCGCGGAGGCACTGGTGCTGCTGGTCGCGCCGCTGGCCCCGCATGTCGCCGAGGAGCTCTGGCACCGGCTGGGCCACGGCGACTCGGTGGTCCACCGGGACTTCCCGGTCGCCGACCCGGCCTATGTCGTGGACGAGAGCGTGACCTGCGTGGTCCAGGTGAAGGGCAAGGTCAAGGCGCGCCTGGAGGTCTCCCCCTCGATCTCCGGGGAGGAGCTGGAGAAGGTGGCGCTGGCCGACGAGAAGGTGGTCGCGGCGCTGGGTGGCGCGGCGGTCCGCAAGGTGATCGTCCGCGCGCCCAAGCTGGTGAACATCGTCACGGGGTAG
- a CDS encoding cytochrome b/b6 domain-containing protein: MNPPRSNSSLPRPGRSAYGVATAVVLLLIPVVVLAGGDAVQAFLDFGAGVLSLVSLSCSVIWGLVAQDRVLLNIRQRIVAQAVHRTTAVASIAFLLVHITVKLALEHTVLIAALVPFSLGLSGSAGLIGLGSLAALLMIFVGVTGALRSNFASPAPVAARWRAMHMLAYPSWCAALVHGLFAGRPAKQFFMVSYELCLLGVMAALILRVAPRVIKRRLADRVFAIIGPGDQPGRDELDASRARNAEAAAAMAGLGARPGSRGGYDDRRPPGSSASPSSPYEASRAGTGPAESGPGFAAAYRATAPASPRPQGPPVDGPNSTSGSWPIPSPPPVGEAPPSAYDPLQDTSHSIPVQGDAGQTGYGASEMYNRGETSASPGAYTSNNMYNGGPATETMPGAYGTPGAGEPWNAPSGGFK, encoded by the coding sequence ATGAACCCTCCCCGTAGTAACAGCTCGCTCCCCAGGCCGGGCCGCTCGGCCTACGGCGTGGCGACGGCTGTGGTACTGCTGCTCATACCCGTCGTCGTACTGGCCGGCGGGGACGCAGTCCAGGCCTTCCTCGACTTCGGAGCGGGTGTGCTCTCGCTCGTCTCCCTCAGCTGCTCGGTGATCTGGGGACTGGTCGCCCAGGACCGGGTCCTCCTCAACATCCGCCAGCGGATCGTGGCCCAGGCCGTGCACCGGACCACAGCCGTCGCCTCGATCGCCTTCCTGCTGGTGCACATCACGGTCAAACTGGCCCTCGAGCACACCGTGCTGATCGCCGCGCTCGTCCCCTTCAGTCTTGGCCTCAGCGGCTCGGCCGGGCTCATCGGCCTCGGCTCGCTGGCCGCCCTGCTCATGATCTTCGTGGGTGTCACCGGCGCGCTGCGCAGCAACTTCGCCTCCCCCGCCCCCGTCGCGGCGCGCTGGCGGGCGATGCACATGCTGGCCTACCCGTCCTGGTGCGCCGCACTGGTCCACGGCCTGTTCGCCGGCCGCCCCGCCAAGCAGTTCTTCATGGTGTCGTACGAGCTGTGTCTGCTCGGCGTCATGGCGGCACTGATCCTGCGGGTGGCACCGCGCGTCATCAAGCGCCGGCTGGCCGACCGGGTCTTCGCGATCATCGGCCCCGGCGACCAGCCGGGACGTGACGAGCTCGACGCCAGCCGCGCCCGTAACGCGGAGGCCGCGGCGGCCATGGCCGGACTCGGAGCGCGCCCGGGGAGCCGTGGCGGCTACGACGACCGCCGGCCCCCGGGATCCTCCGCCTCGCCCTCATCGCCCTACGAGGCATCCCGGGCCGGCACCGGACCCGCGGAGTCCGGCCCCGGCTTCGCGGCCGCCTACCGGGCCACGGCACCGGCCTCCCCACGCCCCCAGGGCCCACCCGTCGACGGTCCGAACAGCACCTCGGGCAGCTGGCCGATCCCCTCGCCGCCGCCCGTGGGCGAGGCGCCCCCCTCGGCGTACGACCCCCTCCAGGACACCAGTCACTCCATCCCGGTCCAGGGCGATGCAGGACAGACCGGATACGGCGCGAGTGAGATGTACAACAGGGGTGAGACGAGCGCCTCCCCCGGGGCGTACACCTCGAACAACATGTACAACGGCGGTCCCGCGACGGAGACGATGCCCGGCGCCTACGGCACGCCGGGGGCCGGCGAACCCTGGAACGCCCCTTCCGGAGGCTTTAAGTGA
- a CDS encoding NADH-quinone oxidoreductase subunit NuoF family protein: protein MNEALPDVPEVRVVGLPQLTSGFDLVERLDLSMHLKVHGPLEAVGGEQLAQLSEQISLKGRGGAGFPFHKKLRSVAEAAIRRGVRPVVVVNGSEDEPACRKDTVLINRAPHLILDGALLVAEALGARTLVIGVTRASTEQSMEQALAERGLSDRRGAPLRARVQRNPVRMVTGAAASLVRSIDGGPPIPPGRKTSASQNGVGGAPTLLSNAETFAQLAIAARIGPERYRNTGLYDEPGTVMLTVSGAVSRPMVVEVPTGVPLRYVLQLAGAPPVPQGVLTGGYHGKWIDAATVDTAVVSRNSLDAVGGALGAGAILPISQETCPLGESLQVAKWLAEESAGQCGPCYLGLPAAARGLEDIINGGGPAALEALKQVAKGVKRRGACSHPDGSAMFLESTVKAFTDDLAAHVLGTGCGRPVEGVLPLFEGGRAPTGIPGGGNEPEAGASRQKIFVDWTLCRGHGLCADILPEVFELGADGFPTVAQAKVPQYAEAKALRAVRRCPALALRIEEDSRSGGSGRNNLPVLSQGRGRRALGR from the coding sequence GTGAACGAGGCCCTGCCCGACGTCCCGGAGGTCCGGGTGGTCGGGCTTCCACAGCTCACCTCGGGCTTCGACCTTGTCGAGAGACTCGATCTGTCCATGCACCTCAAGGTGCACGGCCCGCTCGAGGCGGTGGGCGGGGAACAGCTCGCCCAGCTGTCCGAGCAGATCTCGCTGAAGGGGCGCGGAGGTGCCGGCTTCCCCTTCCACAAGAAGTTGCGGTCGGTCGCCGAGGCGGCGATCCGCCGGGGCGTGCGGCCGGTGGTCGTCGTCAACGGAAGCGAGGACGAGCCCGCCTGCCGCAAGGACACGGTGCTGATCAACCGTGCCCCGCACCTCATCCTGGACGGAGCCCTGCTGGTCGCCGAGGCCCTCGGCGCGCGGACGCTGGTGATCGGCGTGACCCGGGCCTCCACCGAGCAGTCGATGGAGCAGGCGCTGGCCGAGCGCGGCCTGAGCGACCGGCGCGGCGCCCCGCTGCGCGCGCGGGTGCAGCGCAACCCGGTCCGCATGGTCACCGGCGCCGCCGCGTCACTGGTCCGGTCCATCGACGGCGGTCCGCCCATCCCCCCGGGCCGCAAGACCAGTGCCTCGCAGAACGGCGTCGGGGGCGCCCCCACCCTGCTGTCGAACGCGGAGACCTTCGCCCAGCTGGCGATCGCGGCCCGGATCGGCCCCGAGCGCTACCGCAACACCGGTCTGTACGACGAGCCCGGCACGGTCATGCTCACCGTCTCCGGCGCGGTCAGCCGCCCCATGGTGGTCGAGGTCCCCACGGGGGTGCCGCTGCGCTACGTGCTTCAGCTGGCCGGCGCCCCGCCGGTTCCGCAGGGCGTGCTGACCGGCGGCTATCACGGCAAGTGGATCGACGCGGCGACGGTCGACACGGCGGTCGTCTCGCGCAACTCCCTGGACGCCGTCGGCGGCGCCCTCGGCGCCGGCGCGATCCTGCCCATCAGCCAGGAGACCTGCCCGCTGGGCGAGTCCTTGCAGGTGGCCAAGTGGCTGGCCGAGGAGAGCGCCGGCCAGTGCGGCCCCTGCTACCTCGGTCTGCCGGCCGCGGCCCGGGGCCTGGAGGACATCATCAACGGCGGTGGCCCCGCCGCCCTGGAGGCCCTCAAGCAGGTCGCCAAGGGCGTGAAGCGGCGCGGTGCGTGCTCGCACCCGGACGGCTCGGCGATGTTCCTGGAATCCACCGTCAAGGCCTTCACCGACGATCTGGCCGCCCATGTCCTGGGCACCGGCTGCGGCAGGCCCGTGGAGGGCGTGCTGCCGCTCTTCGAGGGCGGACGGGCGCCCACGGGCATCCCGGGCGGCGGGAACGAGCCCGAGGCCGGTGCCAGCCGACAGAAGATCTTCGTCGACTGGACGCTGTGCCGGGGCCACGGCCTGTGCGCGGACATCCTCCCCGAGGTCTTCGAGCTAGGCGCGGACGGCTTCCCGACGGTCGCCCAGGCGAAGGTGCCCCAGTACGCCGAGGCGAAGGCGCTGCGGGCCGTACGCCGCTGCCCGGCGCTGGCGCTGCGGATCGAGGAGGACTCCCGGTCCGGCGGGTCGGGGCGCAACAATCTGCCCGTGCTGTCCCAGGGGCGCGGGCGCCGGGCCCTCGGCCGCTGA
- a CDS encoding histidine phosphatase family protein, translating to MTSTATDTGRKGRGRRLVLWRHGQTSWNLERRFQGSTDVELTETGVGQARRSARLLASLRPDTIVASDLRRAAATAAELAALTGLVVTHDEGLRETYAGVWQGLTHEEIIARYGEEYAAWKRGEPVRRGGGELETEVADRAAPVVLRHAEKLPVDGTLVVVSHGGTIRTTIGRLIGLEARHWESLGGLSNCSWSVLGEGVRGWRLLEHNAGTLPEPVLGDDD from the coding sequence GTGACCTCCACGGCCACCGACACGGGGAGGAAGGGCCGGGGCCGCCGCCTCGTCCTGTGGCGGCACGGCCAGACGTCCTGGAACCTGGAGCGCCGCTTCCAGGGCTCCACGGACGTCGAACTCACCGAGACGGGCGTGGGCCAGGCCCGCCGCTCCGCCCGTCTGCTCGCCTCCCTCCGGCCGGACACCATCGTCGCCTCCGACCTCAGGCGCGCCGCCGCCACCGCCGCCGAGCTGGCCGCCCTCACCGGCCTCGTGGTCACCCACGACGAGGGTCTGCGCGAGACCTACGCGGGGGTCTGGCAGGGGCTCACCCATGAGGAGATCATCGCCAGGTACGGCGAGGAGTACGCCGCCTGGAAACGCGGCGAGCCGGTCCGCCGCGGCGGCGGCGAACTGGAGACCGAGGTCGCCGACCGCGCCGCCCCCGTGGTGCTGCGGCACGCCGAGAAGCTCCCCGTGGACGGCACCCTCGTGGTGGTCAGCCACGGCGGCACGATCCGTACCACCATCGGGCGGCTGATCGGCCTGGAGGCCCGTCACTGGGAGAGCCTCGGCGGACTCTCCAACTGCTCCTGGTCCGTGCTCGGTGAGGGCGTCCGCGGCTGGCGTCTCCTGGAGCACAACGCGGGCACACTGCCGGAGCCGGTCCTCGGCGACGACGACTGA
- the rsfS gene encoding ribosome silencing factor: protein MTATDRSLQLINTAAQAAADKLAHDIIAYDVSDVLSITDAFLLASAPNDRQVKSIVDEIEERLNKELDAKPVRREGDREARWVLLDYVDIVVHVQHSEERVFYALERLWKDCPELELPADAKASRGKAAEHARMRAAEEAAELDAGPGGELR, encoded by the coding sequence GTGACCGCAACGGACCGCTCTCTCCAGCTCATCAACACCGCCGCTCAGGCGGCCGCCGACAAGCTCGCGCACGACATCATCGCGTATGACGTCAGCGATGTGCTGTCGATCACGGATGCCTTCCTGCTGGCCTCCGCGCCCAACGACCGCCAGGTCAAGTCGATCGTCGACGAGATCGAGGAGCGGCTGAACAAGGAACTCGACGCCAAGCCGGTCCGCCGCGAGGGCGACCGCGAGGCCCGCTGGGTGCTGCTGGACTACGTCGACATCGTGGTGCATGTCCAGCACAGCGAGGAGCGCGTCTTCTACGCCCTGGAGCGGCTGTGGAAGGACTGCCCCGAACTGGAGCTGCCCGCCGACGCCAAGGCCAGCCGGGGCAAGGCCGCGGAGCACGCCCGGATGCGGGCCGCCGAGGAGGCCGCCGAGCTGGACGCCGGCCCGGGCGGGGAACTGCGGTGA
- a CDS encoding LCP family protein yields MNDRYDGYAGGDPYELVGYDEFGQPVYRQAPAQQTPQGYDPYGTQNQQQYQQNQQQHQQNQQQHQGYGYDSYGNGSGGQQPPEPHHTGTQPSVTSYDPYDPYGAAGTGGYDPYGQTATTGPQQRVAEQTAHIPQQARPADHAPGGNGPGRTNGPAVFTGEDTGGPGDTSPEGEPHEERDYRTEQFAFVEEPDGDSEDVIDWLTFTENRTERREEAKRRARSRVIALAVVLALVAVGGVGYLWFAGKLPGTSDGGGTTGTTTAGAQNRDVIVVHLHNTKGGGTSTALLVDNTTTKRGATVLVPNSLALNSDDGTATTLAKSVSDDGSSDTGEAIDSVLGTKIEGTWRLDTPYLSNLVELVGNIEVTTDTDVPDPAAKKKDSAPLVHQGKDQTLSGKMAVAYATYRAAEESPDAQLERFGQVLQGVLRKLSSDPQAATVTVQTLAQILDPPLTDKDLGVFLAKLADHAKEGAYTTELLPVETDGTIGEQATDTVVKKLLGGTVKAPEAGDAVRVGIKNATGSKEAAEKARVVLVNGGYTYIDAGSTGALFTSEVIYAEDSDKENAIEVAKTLDLPTTAVKKGKALTNATVSVVLGQDYKTSS; encoded by the coding sequence GTGAACGACCGATACGACGGATACGCGGGCGGCGATCCTTACGAGCTGGTCGGCTACGACGAGTTCGGACAGCCGGTCTACCGGCAGGCGCCCGCGCAGCAGACCCCGCAGGGCTACGACCCGTACGGCACGCAGAACCAGCAGCAGTACCAGCAGAACCAGCAGCAACACCAGCAGAACCAGCAGCAACACCAGGGCTACGGCTACGACTCGTACGGGAACGGCTCCGGGGGCCAGCAGCCGCCGGAGCCGCATCACACCGGCACCCAGCCGTCCGTCACCTCCTACGACCCCTACGACCCGTACGGAGCCGCCGGCACCGGTGGCTACGACCCCTACGGGCAGACCGCAACGACCGGGCCCCAGCAGCGTGTTGCGGAGCAGACGGCCCATATCCCGCAGCAGGCGCGACCGGCGGACCACGCTCCCGGCGGCAACGGCCCGGGGCGCACCAACGGCCCCGCCGTCTTCACCGGCGAGGACACCGGCGGGCCGGGCGACACCTCCCCGGAGGGGGAGCCGCACGAGGAACGCGACTACCGCACCGAGCAGTTCGCCTTCGTCGAGGAGCCCGACGGCGACTCCGAGGACGTCATCGACTGGCTGACGTTCACCGAGAACCGCACCGAGCGCCGCGAGGAGGCCAAGCGCCGTGCCCGCAGCCGGGTCATCGCCCTCGCCGTGGTCCTCGCCCTGGTGGCCGTGGGCGGCGTCGGCTACCTCTGGTTCGCGGGCAAACTGCCCGGCACCTCGGACGGCGGCGGGACCACCGGCACGACGACCGCGGGCGCCCAGAACCGCGATGTCATCGTCGTCCATCTGCACAACACCAAGGGCGGCGGCACCTCGACCGCGCTGCTCGTCGACAACACCACCACCAAGCGGGGCGCCACCGTCCTGGTGCCCAACTCCCTCGCCCTGAACTCCGACGACGGCACCGCGACCACCCTTGCCAAGTCGGTCTCCGACGACGGCTCCTCCGACACCGGTGAAGCCATCGACTCCGTTCTGGGCACCAAGATCGAGGGCACCTGGCGTCTCGACACCCCCTACCTCTCCAACCTCGTGGAGCTGGTCGGCAACATCGAGGTCACCACCGACACCGATGTACCCGACCCCGCGGCCAAGAAGAAGGACAGCGCCCCCCTCGTGCATCAGGGGAAGGACCAGACCCTCAGCGGCAAGATGGCCGTCGCGTACGCCACCTACCGCGCCGCCGAGGAGTCCCCGGACGCCCAGCTGGAGCGGTTCGGCCAGGTGCTCCAGGGCGTGCTGCGCAAGCTGTCCTCGGACCCGCAGGCCGCCACGGTCACCGTGCAGACGCTGGCCCAGATCCTCGACCCCCCGCTGACCGACAAGGACCTCGGAGTCTTCCTCGCCAAGCTCGCCGACCACGCCAAGGAGGGCGCCTACACCACCGAACTGCTGCCGGTCGAGACCGACGGCACCATCGGTGAGCAGGCCACCGACACCGTGGTGAAGAAGCTGCTCGGCGGCACGGTGAAGGCCCCGGAGGCCGGGGACGCCGTCCGGGTCGGCATCAAGAACGCCACCGGCTCCAAGGAGGCCGCGGAGAAGGCCCGCGTCGTCCTCGTCAACGGCGGCTACACCTACATCGACGCCGGCTCCACTGGTGCCCTGTTCACATCCGAGGTCATCTACGCCGAGGACAGCGACAAGGAGAACGCGATCGAGGTCGCCAAGACCCTGGACCTGCCCACCACGGCCGTGAAGAAGGGCAAGGCCCTGACCAACGCCACCGTCTCGGTCGTCCTCGGACAGGACTACAAGACATCGTCCTGA
- the nadD gene encoding nicotinate-nucleotide adenylyltransferase yields MGEQHMPTGPAKGPGPGPGYGPSNPGKRRLGVMGGTFDPIHHGHLVAASEVAAQFHLDEVVFVPTGQPWQKTDRKVAPAEDRYLMTVIATAENPQFSVSRIDIDRGGPTYTTDTLRDLKALNPDTDLFFITGADALGQILTWRHTDELFSLAHFIGVTRPGHTLTDPGLPEGGVSLVEVPALAISSTDCRARVAKGEPVWYLVPDGVVRYIDKRQLYRGE; encoded by the coding sequence ATGGGAGAGCAGCACATGCCCACCGGTCCGGCGAAGGGCCCGGGACCCGGCCCCGGATACGGGCCGTCGAACCCGGGCAAACGCCGCCTCGGCGTGATGGGCGGAACGTTTGACCCGATCCACCACGGGCACCTCGTCGCGGCCAGTGAGGTCGCCGCGCAGTTCCACCTCGACGAGGTGGTCTTCGTGCCCACCGGGCAGCCCTGGCAGAAGACCGACCGCAAGGTCGCCCCGGCCGAGGACCGCTATCTGATGACGGTCATCGCCACCGCCGAGAACCCCCAGTTCTCGGTCAGCCGCATCGACATCGACCGCGGGGGCCCCACCTACACCACGGACACCCTGCGTGATCTGAAGGCCCTCAACCCGGACACCGACCTCTTCTTCATCACGGGCGCCGATGCGCTGGGCCAGATCCTGACCTGGCGCCACACCGACGAGTTGTTCTCCCTGGCACACTTCATCGGAGTCACCCGCCCCGGTCACACGCTGACCGACCCGGGACTCCCCGAGGGAGGAGTCTCGCTGGTGGAGGTTCCCGCTCTCGCCATCTCGTCCACAGACTGCCGTGCGAGAGTCGCCAAGGGCGAACCCGTCTGGTACCTGGTGCCGGACGGCGTGGTGCGCTACATCGACAAACGGCAGCTGTACCGCGGCGAGTGA
- a CDS encoding M48 family metallopeptidase — MSDDGHEQNGYGHEHVPSRRRRRFEGISSRAYEHPADRSALVALRKLSGFDTVFKALSGLLPERSLRLLFLSDSVRVSEAQFAHLHDMLRDACYILDLERVPPMYVTQDPQPNAMCIGLDEPIIVVTTGLVELLDEEEMRAVVGHEVGHALSGHAVYRTVLLFLTSLALRVAWIPLGNLAIMAIVTALREWFRKSELSADRAGLLVGQDLRASMRGLMKLAGGNHLHEMNVDAFLEQAEEYEAGGDLRDSVLKILNVLPRTHPFATVRAAELKKWAASRGYQRIMDGHYPRRDEDKDASVSDSFRESAAGYASEVKRSKDPLMKLVTDIAGGANDLGDRVRRGFAGFSGTTPKDAPGDPEAHGSNDDHPNDRNHDGTP, encoded by the coding sequence ATGTCCGACGACGGCCATGAGCAGAACGGCTACGGGCACGAGCACGTGCCGAGCAGGCGGCGCAGGCGCTTCGAGGGAATCTCCTCACGCGCGTACGAACACCCGGCGGACCGTTCGGCCCTGGTCGCGCTGCGCAAGCTCAGCGGATTCGACACGGTCTTCAAGGCGCTCAGCGGTCTGCTGCCCGAGCGCAGCCTGCGGCTGTTGTTCCTCTCGGACTCGGTGCGGGTCTCGGAGGCGCAGTTCGCCCATCTGCACGACATGCTGAGGGACGCCTGTTACATCCTGGACCTGGAGAGGGTCCCGCCGATGTATGTCACCCAGGACCCGCAGCCTAACGCGATGTGCATCGGTCTCGACGAGCCGATCATCGTGGTGACCACCGGGCTGGTGGAGCTCCTCGACGAGGAGGAGATGCGGGCGGTGGTGGGGCACGAGGTCGGGCACGCGCTGTCCGGCCACGCGGTCTACCGGACCGTTCTGCTGTTCCTGACCAGTCTGGCGCTGCGGGTGGCCTGGATTCCACTGGGCAATCTCGCGATCATGGCGATCGTGACCGCGCTGCGGGAGTGGTTCCGCAAGTCGGAGCTGTCGGCCGACCGGGCCGGACTGCTGGTCGGTCAGGACCTGCGGGCCTCGATGCGGGGGCTGATGAAGCTGGCGGGCGGCAACCATCTGCACGAGATGAATGTGGACGCGTTCCTCGAGCAGGCGGAGGAGTACGAGGCCGGGGGCGATCTGCGCGACTCGGTGCTCAAGATCCTCAATGTGCTGCCGCGCACCCACCCCTTCGCCACGGTCCGGGCGGCCGAGCTGAAGAAGTGGGCGGCCTCCCGCGGCTACCAGCGGATCATGGACGGTCACTATCCGCGGCGCGACGAGGACAAGGACGCCTCGGTGTCCGACTCGTTCCGGGAGTCGGCGGCCGGTTACGCCAGCGAGGTGAAGCGGTCGAAGGACCCGCTGATGAAGCTGGTCACCGATATCGCGGGCGGGGCGAACGACCTCGGGGACCGGGTACGGCGCGGCTTCGCCGGCTTCTCGGGCACCACCCCCAAGGACGCACCCGGCGACCCGGAAGCCCACGGTTCGAACGACGACCACCCGAACGACCGGAACCACGACGGCACCCCCTGA